Genomic segment of bacterium:
CTCTACGGCTTCTGTCGCCGGGGGGAAGATGTAGGGCATGGCGAGGTAGCCCAGGCCTCCGACAGCCGCCAACACGAGGACTCCGGTCAGAATCGGGCTGCCTTCAGAAGAGCTCCCCTTCGCGGCGACCTTTTTCCCCTTCAGGACATTCTTCGCCATCACCGTGGCGCCTTCGACCTGGGCCCCGCCGCCACCGCTGCGTGATGGGGCGGCGGAGACGGCCTCGGCGGCCGCCGATGAGCCCCGGCTGGAGATCCCAAGCTGGGCTTCCAGGTTCTGCACGAGTTCTGTCGCACTCAGACGCTGATTCGGGTCCTTGCGGAGGAGCTTCAGGCAGATCTGCGCGATATGGCTGGGGAGCTGGGAGTTGTAGATCGTGGGGTCATCGGGCTCTTTGGTGACATGGTCGATCATGATCTGCTGCGCCGATTCCCCGTCAAAGGGGACTCGCCCAGCGACCATTTCGTAGAAGACCACGCCCAGGGAGTAGATGTCCGACTTCGGGGTCGATCCGAGTCCCTGTGCTTCTTCCGGGCTGATGTAGTGGGGGGTACCCAGGCTCATCCCTGCCTGGGTTGTCACCAGCCACTCTTTGCCCTGCTGCTCCTGCGGGATTTTCGCGATCCCGAAGTCGATCAGGACCGGCTGTCCATTCTCAAAGATGATGTTGCCCGGCTTGATGTCCCGGTGCACCACGTTCTTCGCATGGACAGACTCCAGCGCCTTGCCGACCGCGATCATCACTTCCGCTGCTTCCCGCCAGTCGAACTTCTCGTTTCTGGTGAAGCGATTCTTCATCTCATCCCGGAGGGAATGACCAGAGAGGAACTGCGTGATGATGTAGTGAATGCGCTCTTTGTAGCCGTAATCGTAGACTTTGATGATGTGGGGATTTCCGGTCAGTTTCGCGGTGATCACGGCTTCGTTTTTGAAGCGGTTCGCGACTTCAGGATTGATCGCCAGCTCGGGATAGAGCACTTTCACCGCGACCTGGGTCTGAAGGATCGAGTCCTCCATCTCGTAGACCACGCTCATGCCGCCCGCGCCAATCTCGCGGATGAAACGGTAGCGGTCGCCAAGAATGCGGCAGATGATCTCCTGGATTTCCGGACGGGTGTTTTGCCCCGAATCAACAGGTGCCGCCTGGAACGATGTGCCCGGGGGCTCCTGTGCTGGTGGGGCGTAGCTGGGCTCTGGCGCGGGTGGCGCATAGGTTGGGGCCGGTTCGGGAGCGGCGTATGGTGTGGCTTGCGGTGGAGCGGTCAGCGGCTGTCCGGTGTAGGGATCAAAGCCGGTGCCCGGAGTCGCGCCATTGGTCGGCGGTGGGGCAGCTTCCGGCTGCTGGGCATAGCGGGTATCAGGCACCATGGGTCCTGAGTCTGCCAGGGGGCCTGCCGCTGGTGGTGCAGCAGCCTCGGCACCGCCGGGTCCAAAGCCGGTGGGGGGAGCAAAGAAGGAGGTGTCATCAGAGTCCCCGGCTGTAGCAGTAGCGACCGCCGGGTGTCGGGCGGTACCGCAGGTCGGGCACTGGACTGGATCCCCCTCGATGGGGCCACCGCACTGGTTGCAGAACTGCATGCTTGTTTCAGGGCCTTTCCCCGGTTGCTCCCTGCTTTTCAGGCCACGCGGTAGATCTCATCCAGCGAGGTGAGACCAGCCTGGACCTTCTGACATCCGTGTTCGAGCAGTGTGGTCATGCCCGACTGACGCGCCGCCTGACGCAACTCGTCGGTCGACGCCTGGTGGACGACCATCTCCCGGAGTGTATCATTCATCTCCAGGACTTCGAAAATGCCCATACGCCCCTTGAATCCCAGGGTCCGACAGGCAGGGCAGCCCTTTTCCTTCGGGCCGTGAATCACCAGTTCTTCAGTGGCGGGAATCTTCAGCACCTCCCGGACCTTCAGCGTGTCCGGATGGTCGGCTGGCAGGGGCACTTTGCAGCTCTTGCAGAGCCGTCGCGGCAGCCGCTGGGCCATGATCATGTTTACGGCAGCGGTAATCAGGAAGGGCTCCAGGCCCATATCGAGCATACGGGTGATCGCGCTGGGGGCATCGTTGGTATGGAGGGTGGAGAAGACGAGGTGCCCGGTGAGAGCCGCCCGCAGGGCGATATCGGCGGTCTCCTGGTCGCGGATCTCACCCACCATGATG
This window contains:
- the pknD_1 gene encoding Serine/threonine-protein kinase PknD codes for the protein MPDTRYAQQPEAAPPPTNGATPGTGFDPYTGQPLTAPPQATPYAAPEPAPTYAPPAPEPSYAPPAQEPPGTSFQAAPVDSGQNTRPEIQEIICRILGDRYRFIREIGAGGMSVVYEMEDSILQTQVAVKVLYPELAINPEVANRFKNEAVITAKLTGNPHIIKVYDYGYKERIHYIITQFLSGHSLRDEMKNRFTRNEKFDWREAAEVMIAVGKALESVHAKNVVHRDIKPGNIIFENGQPVLIDFGIAKIPQEQQGKEWLVTTQAGMSLGTPHYISPEEAQGLGSTPKSDIYSLGVVFYEMVAGRVPFDGESAQQIMIDHVTKEPDDPTIYNSQLPSHIAQICLKLLRKDPNQRLSATELVQNLEAQLGISSRGSSAAAEAVSAAPSRSGGGGAQVEGATVMAKNVLKGKKVAAKGSSSEGSPILTGVLVLAAVGGLGYLAMPYIFPPATEAVEEAQPKVAVTDPLEDQMSRIYDEAVVDIGERHYKTAFAKFKKVYAWNNRWRSVEPAYLATKDFLEAKDAYLSGRSRANFEKAKEYFAKADEKWKVAFSRPFPFAAEYLAAATHMSDAIGAEEAASKNTGTKKTSALWDAHRSYERVAEQIPWEAGAYIARLDNLLKYYNEMAKAGDRDAQEKALAQIQSTIDQALTGLEDDKENLLRIYEVWAVPIYRGLIKDEAKATEYAAIAKDVRAKWEAAGKPGPDSEDEAEAAKFAENPIPAPAPAPAESTGSAEGGTAPVN